Below is a window of Streptomyces sp. WMMB303 DNA.
TCCAGGGAGAGCTGGAGCAGATCGCTGTCGGCGTGCTCGCCGGGTTCGTGGGCGATCAGCTTCTCGTTGTACGCGAGGAGTTCGCGCTGGGCGCGCTTGCGCAGGTCGCGCACGCCCGCCGTGCGCGCGGTGGCGAAGACGGAACGCGGCGAGGTGAACGGCGCCCGCGCCGAGGTACGCGCACGCCGCCGCACGGTGCGGGAGACCAGCACCGCGGCGGCCGCCACCGCCACCGCCGACCCGATCAGCACCGCGAGCAGCAGCGGGGAGGGGCCCGGGTCCGCGCTGCCGCCGTCCGGGCCACCGTGGTCCGCGCCGCCGTCCGCGCCGTTGTGGTCCGCACCGCCGTCGCGCTCCGCCGGGTCGTCGTCGTGCAGGTCCGCGGTGGCCTTCTCGTACTGCTTCCTGCCGTCGCCGGACCGCACGATCTCCAGCGCACGGGAGAACTTGACGTAGAGGCTCCGGTCCTTCATGTCGTCCTGGTGGCCGACCGCGGCAACACCCCAGAACGCCTCGTACCGGCCGTCGCGGGGGAACTCGTAGCCGTCCAGGAAGCCCTCGTTGGTGCTGAGGGTCATGTAGACGGCCTTCGTCTTCGAGCCCTCCCCGATCCGGTAGCGCACGACGTCGACCATTTTCTTCGGGTCGCCGCCCCATGCGTCGCCGGAGATGAGCGGGACGACGATGACCCGGACCGGCAGCCCCGACTTCTTGATCTTCGCGGCCAGCCGGCGCTGCTCGTCGGGCGGGAAGGCCGACCGGTAGGAGGGGTCGACGTAGACGGGCGAGGTGCGCAGCCCGTCGGCTATCCGCTGCCCCGCGGAACCGGCGTCGGAGGCCGCACCCGGATCGTCGTCGGCCCGGGCCGGTGCGCCGGCGGCGAGCGCGAGCACCAGTGCGGTGAGGACGGACACCAGGACGGCGGCGAGGGACCACCTCGGACCCGCCGCGGGATCGGCGCCGCGCGCGGTGCGTCGTTCAGTGGACACCCAGTTGCTCCCGGACTCGGCGGACTATCAGATCGGCGGTCAGCTCCGCACTGCGGCCGGTGCCCTGCGCTGCGAGCGGACCGGGGATGCGGTGGTAGGGCTCGTACGGTGCGGAGCGTGCGGCACCGGGTACGGGCAGGCGCAGCACCCGCGCGGCCACGGTCTCGGCGGCCCGCGCGGGCCGCGAGCCGGCCGTCGGCAGCGCGGCACGGCACTCGGCGCACAGCGGTCGGGACCGTGCGGATCCGGTCTCACCGGGGAGTTTCAGCCGTCCGGACGCGGGCGCCGGTCCGTGCAGCGGGTCGAGGGTGCACAGCCGGGTCCGGCCGGCGCCGCGGGCCGCGGGTGCGGCGCCGCGCTCCAGCAGGGCGCGGGCGACCCGGATCAGCGCGAGACCGGCGGCGAGGGTGGGCGCGTCGGCGTCGGCGTCCACCCGGTTGTCGCCCTCCTGGTCGAGGAGGAGGGTCGCGGCGTCGAGGCAGTCCCAGACCTGGGCGCGTACGGCGTCGGGCAGCCCGTGGGGGACCGCTTCGAAGGCGTCGTTCAGCTCGCCGAGTTCCCACCGTGCCGTCCGGCGCAGCCGCCCGGCCGGAAGGCGCGCGGGGAGTTGCGAGGGGATACCGCCCGCGCCGCTCGCCCGGGCGGCAGGCGCGGCCCGTACGGCGGTGCGTATCCGTCCTGCGGCGGCGAGACCGGCGGCCGTCACCCCGAAGGCGGCAGCGGCCCCCACCCCTCCCATCAGCAGTCCGGGCGTGAAGTCCTCCGCGTAGAGGGAGGGCAGTACGTCCTCGGTCACCGGATCGTCCGCGGCCGACGGCTCCAGGTAGGGGCGCCCGGGCGGGCCGTGCGGGGCGCGGCCGACGGCCCGGAGCACGCTGTCGAGCCGCTGGTAGAGCCCCTGGTTCTCGGAGTCCCCGGAGTCCTCCGCACCGGCCCCGTCGAAGCGCAGGTCCCCCGTGGTGTCCCGGAGCGCCGCACTGTCCAGCCGGGCGCCGTAGTTGACGAGTTCGAGGTCGCCGTCCTCGGAGGCGCCCGCGATCAGGTAGAGGCCGTCGCCGTCCTTCCCCATCCGGTCGTGCAGCCGGTCGTGCAGCCGTTTGGCGAAGCGGGCGCCGTCCCCGGCCGACTCGTCCGCGGTGACGAGGGGAACGACGGCGATCCGGACCCGAACGTCCAGGCGCGCCACCCGCTCCCGCAGCCGGTCGAGTTGGCTCCGGCTCAGCAGCCCGGCCCCGAGCGGGTCGACGTAGACGGGGTCGGCGCGCAGCCCCTGGGCGACTCGCACGGTCCTGGCGCGCAGGTCGGCGGCGGTGGGCGGCTTGTCGGCGTCGGAGCGGGTGTCGTCGAAGACGAGCGGCGCACCGGCGCCGATCACCAGGGCCGTTCCGGCGGCGACGGGCACCAGCAGCCGGAGCCGCGGCCCCTTCCCGCCCCGCCGGCGCCGGATGTACCAGCCGGTGGCGACCAGGAAGACCGGTACCCCGGTGAGCAGGACGCCGGTGAGGAAGCCCTGGTTCTCGCGGTCGGTGCGGCTGGTGTGGAGCTTGTCCGGTTCCTCACCGGCGCGGCTCGCCTCCAGTCCGCGCTCGGCGCGCCGCACCGCGTCGCCGGACCGCAGGACGTCCACGAAGTGCCGGAACACCTCCAGAGTGCCCGCGTCGTAGGGCAGTTCGAAGAGGGTCGCCGTGGCCGCGTCCCGGGCCGGTACGTCCACCCCGAACGTCTCGGTGCGCGGGCTCCCGCCGTCCTCGCCGAGCAGGACATAGAGCCCGTCCTCGCCGAGCCGGTCGTGCACGGCCGCCAGCAGTCCCTCGTCGCGCGCCGGCCCGGTCCCGGGGAGCACCAGCACATACGTCGGCACGCCGGTGCGCTTCGCCGCCCGGGCGAAGGCGGACCGGGCGGAGAGCGGGTTGGTCCGCGGAAGCTGGTCGGAGAGGTGGACGGGGTTCTCGCGCAACTTCTCGGCCAGGTAGGCGGCGGGCGTCGCCGGTCCGGCGGCCGCCGCCGTCCCGGAGGCCGCCCCGAGTCCGGCCATGGCCGTGAGCAGCACGGCCGTGCTCCACACACGCCACCGTCCGGAGTGTCCCGCCCCCCTGGCCATCCGCGTCCCCGCTTCCGACGTCGTTCCCGGCCCGCACAATCCTGCCGGGTGACACACCGTGAGCACATCCGGCCCACGCGTACATCGGTTCACATCCGGCGCAGGGGGTGCGCCTCACGCAGCGGCTCCGCGTGCCGGACGTACGGCGCTCCGGCTCGAGGCCCGGCGACGGTCCGGAGCGCCGTCAGACCCGCTCGAACCGCCACCGGTGCACCGGGCGGGCGGACAGCTCCGCCGGAGGGTCGGGCAGCTCGGGGACGTCCGCGTCGTACCCGCCCGCCCAGCAGGTGATGACCAGGACCCGGTCGCCCGGCGCTGTGAAGTGTTCGCGGCGCTCGCAGCGGGCGTCCGGGGGCAGTTCCCGGCCGCGGACCCAGGAGAGCAGTTCGGGACCGCGGCCGGGGGCGGCCTTGGCCTCCCACATGAGAGCGACGGTCGGCATCAGGCGTAGAGGTTCTTCCTGCTCAGCTCGTGCACATGGTCGTGGTCATGTCCGTGGGAGTGGTCCGAGGCCGCCGACGGGTCCGGCACATGCGGTTCCGTGACCGGGAGCGAGGAGTCCGCGGGCAGGTCCCAGGCGGAAGCGGCGCGGTTGCGTGCCACCATCTCGGCACCGAGGGCTGCCACCATGGCGCCGTTGTCGGTGCACAGCTTGGGCCGGGGGACCCGCAGGGTGATGCCCGCCTCGGCGCACCGCTCCTCGGCCATGGCCCGCAGCCGGGAGTTGGCCGCGACCCCGCCGCCGATCATCAGATGGTCCACGCCCTCGTCCCGGCAGGCGCGCAGGGCCTTGCGGGTCAGCACATCGGTGACGGCCTCCTGGAAGGAGGCGGCGACGTGGGCGACAGGCACCTCCTCGCCCGCGTTCCACTTCGCCTCGATCCAGCGGGCGACCGCGGTCTTGAGGCCGGAGAAGGAGAAGTCGTAGGGCGCGTCGCGCGGTCCGGTCAGCCCGCGCGGGAAGGCGATGGCCGCCGGGTCGCCCTCCTTCGCGTACTTGTCGATCACCGGGCCGCCGGGGAAGCCCAGGTTGAGCACCCGGGCGACCTTGTCGAACGCCTCGCCCGCCGCGTCGTCGATGGTGGAGCCCAGCGGCCGGACGTCGGCGGTGATGTCGGGCGCCAGCAGCAGCGACGAGTGGCCGCCGGAGACCAGCAGCGCCATCGTCGGCTCGGGCAGCGCGCCGTGTTCGAGCTGGTCGACGCAGATGTGCGAGGCCAGATGGTTGACGCCGTAGAGCGGCTTGCCCAGCGCGTACGCGTACGCCTTCGCCGCCGAGACGCCGACGAGCAGCGCCCCCGCCAGCCCGGGGCCGGCGGTGA
It encodes the following:
- the tsaD gene encoding tRNA (adenosine(37)-N6)-threonylcarbamoyltransferase complex transferase subunit TsaD, producing MVDEPLVLGIETSCDETGVGIVRGHTLLADAVASSVDTHARFGGVVPEIASRAHLEAMVPTIERALKDAGITASDLDGVAVTAGPGLAGALLVGVSAAKAYAYALGKPLYGVNHLASHICVDQLEHGALPEPTMALLVSGGHSSLLLAPDITADVRPLGSTIDDAAGEAFDKVARVLNLGFPGGPVIDKYAKEGDPAAIAFPRGLTGPRDAPYDFSFSGLKTAVARWIEAKWNAGEEVPVAHVAASFQEAVTDVLTRKALRACRDEGVDHLMIGGGVAANSRLRAMAEERCAEAGITLRVPRPKLCTDNGAMVAALGAEMVARNRAASAWDLPADSSLPVTEPHVPDPSAASDHSHGHDHDHVHELSRKNLYA